A stretch of the Comamonas testosteroni TK102 genome encodes the following:
- the pntB gene encoding Re/Si-specific NAD(P)(+) transhydrogenase subunit beta — MSQSLATVAYLGAAILFILSLGGLSNPETSRRGNLFGMVGMALAVMATVFGPRVDAGGIAWIVGALVLGGGIGLYAARVVKMTQMPELVALMHSLVGLAACLVGFASYVDTSIQLAGAEKAIHEVEIYVGILIGAVTFSGSLIAFGKLNGRIGGKPLLLPARHWLNLLALLVVIWFGREFLHAETVADGMLPLVVMTTIALLFGVHMVMAIGGADMPVVVSMLNSYSGWAAAATGFMLGNDLLIVTGALVGSSGAILSYIMCQAMNRNFISVIAGGFGSGAPARKGGAAAAAEPQGEVAPVSAAETAELLREAKSAIIVPGYGMAVAQAQHTVNEITRTLREKGVAVRFAIHPVAGRMPGHMNVLLAEAKVPYDIVMEMDEINEDFPETDVAIVIGANDIVNPAAQDDPDSPIAGMPVLEVWKAKTSIVMKRSMASGYAGVDNPLFYKDNNRMLFGDAKKMLDEVLGALKS, encoded by the coding sequence ATGTCCCAAAGTCTCGCAACGGTAGCCTATCTGGGGGCTGCCATTTTGTTCATCCTCAGCCTCGGCGGCCTGTCGAACCCCGAAACCTCGCGCCGCGGCAATCTGTTCGGCATGGTCGGCATGGCGCTGGCCGTGATGGCCACTGTGTTCGGCCCGCGTGTCGATGCCGGCGGCATCGCCTGGATCGTCGGCGCGCTGGTGCTCGGCGGTGGTATCGGCCTGTATGCGGCCAGGGTCGTCAAGATGACCCAGATGCCCGAGCTGGTCGCCCTCATGCACAGCCTGGTCGGTCTGGCGGCATGTCTGGTGGGCTTTGCCAGCTATGTCGATACCTCCATCCAGCTCGCTGGCGCAGAAAAAGCCATTCACGAGGTGGAAATCTACGTGGGCATCCTGATCGGTGCGGTCACCTTCTCGGGCTCGCTGATTGCCTTCGGCAAGCTCAACGGCAGGATAGGCGGCAAGCCGCTGCTGCTGCCCGCACGCCACTGGCTCAATCTGCTCGCGCTGCTGGTGGTGATCTGGTTCGGCCGCGAGTTTCTGCATGCCGAAACCGTGGCTGACGGCATGTTGCCGCTGGTCGTGATGACCACCATTGCGCTGCTGTTCGGCGTGCACATGGTCATGGCCATCGGTGGCGCCGACATGCCCGTGGTGGTCTCCATGCTCAACAGCTACTCGGGCTGGGCGGCGGCGGCCACCGGCTTCATGCTGGGCAATGACCTGCTGATCGTCACGGGCGCGCTGGTGGGCTCTTCGGGTGCCATCCTGAGCTACATCATGTGCCAGGCCATGAATCGCAACTTCATAAGCGTGATTGCGGGCGGCTTCGGCTCCGGCGCGCCGGCCAGGAAGGGCGGTGCCGCTGCGGCTGCCGAGCCCCAGGGCGAAGTGGCGCCCGTCAGCGCGGCCGAGACGGCCGAGCTGCTGCGCGAAGCCAAGAGCGCCATCATCGTGCCCGGCTACGGCATGGCCGTGGCCCAGGCCCAGCACACGGTCAACGAAATCACCAGGACCCTGCGCGAAAAAGGCGTCGCTGTGCGCTTTGCCATCCATCCGGTGGCGGGCCGCATGCCCGGTCACATGAACGTGCTGCTGGCCGAGGCCAAGGTGCCTTACGACATCGTGATGGAGATGGACGAGATCAACGAAGACTTCCCCGAGACCGATGTGGCCATCGTCATCGGCGCGAACGACATCGTGAACCCCGCGGCTCAGGACGACCCTGACAGTCCCATCGCCGGCATGCCGGTGCTGGAAGTGTGGAAGGCCAAGACCTCCATCGTGATGAAGCGCTCCATGGCCTCCGGCTATGCAGGCGTGGACAATCCGCTGTTCTACAAGGACAACAACCGCATGCTGTTCGGCGATGCCAAGAAGATGCTCGACGAGGTGCTGGGAGCGCTGAAGAGCTGA
- a CDS encoding MBL fold metallo-hydrolase — protein sequence MLQYHTVPVTAFQQNCSLVWCDQTMDAAVIDPGGDIEQIEWEAERLGLNLKAIWITHAHIDHAGGTSELAAKHALPIIGPHEGDQFWIDGLPQQGAMFGFPHSDPFVPTRWLHDGDTVTIGQETLNVRHCPGHTPGHVVFHSPQIDRAFVGDVLFAGSIGRTDFPQGNHQQLIDSIVQRLWPMGDQTIFIPGHGPESSFGRERKLNPYVSGT from the coding sequence ATGTTGCAATATCACACCGTCCCCGTCACCGCCTTTCAACAGAACTGCTCTCTCGTCTGGTGCGACCAGACCATGGATGCGGCCGTCATCGACCCCGGTGGTGATATCGAGCAGATCGAGTGGGAGGCGGAGCGCCTGGGCCTGAATCTCAAGGCCATCTGGATCACCCACGCCCATATCGACCATGCCGGAGGCACCAGCGAGCTGGCGGCCAAGCACGCCTTGCCCATCATCGGCCCGCATGAGGGCGATCAATTCTGGATCGACGGCCTGCCCCAGCAAGGCGCCATGTTCGGCTTTCCCCACTCCGACCCCTTTGTGCCCACGCGCTGGCTGCATGACGGCGACACCGTGACCATCGGCCAGGAAACGCTGAACGTGCGCCACTGCCCCGGCCACACGCCCGGCCATGTGGTCTTCCACTCGCCGCAGATCGACCGCGCCTTTGTCGGCGATGTGCTGTTTGCCGGCAGCATAGGCCGCACGGACTTCCCCCAGGGCAACCATCAGCAGCTGATCGACTCCATCGTGCAGCGTCTGTGGCCCATGGGCGACCAGACGATCTTCATCCCCGGCCATGGCCCAGAAAGCAGCTTCGGCCGCGAGCGCAAGCTGAACCCTTATGTCAGCGGGACCTGA
- the azu gene encoding azurin has product MKKILMTLALCAAGALSAPAMAAGCEAVVESNDAMQFNVKSIDVPKSCKKFSVTLKHVGKMPKTAMGHNIVVSTAADMQPVITDGMAAGAGADYVKAGDARVLAHSKLIGGGETTKFDIDVAKLKAGTDYAFFCSFPGHSALMKGSLKLGS; this is encoded by the coding sequence ATGAAGAAGATTCTGATGACCCTGGCCCTGTGTGCAGCCGGTGCCCTGAGCGCACCCGCCATGGCGGCAGGCTGCGAAGCCGTCGTCGAGAGCAACGACGCCATGCAGTTCAATGTCAAAAGCATCGATGTGCCCAAGTCCTGCAAGAAGTTCAGCGTGACTCTCAAGCATGTGGGCAAGATGCCCAAGACGGCCATGGGCCACAACATCGTGGTCAGCACCGCAGCCGATATGCAGCCCGTGATCACCGACGGCATGGCCGCCGGCGCTGGCGCCGACTATGTGAAGGCCGGCGATGCACGCGTGCTGGCGCATTCCAAGCTCATCGGCGGCGGCGAGACCACCAAGTTCGATATCGACGTGGCCAAGCTCAAGGCTGGCACGGACTACGCCTTCTTCTGCAGCTTCCCCGGCCACTCGGCCCTCATGAAGGGTTCGCTCAAGCTGGGTTCCTGA
- a CDS encoding Re/Si-specific NAD(P)(+) transhydrogenase subunit alpha, with protein MSTSSNQPSGADAQRGDAQRSGAQRSGAQRIGIPRETFPLEKRVATVPDVVEKLVKLGFSVAIESGAGDAANFSDEAYRAAGAEVLPTAAALWAGADIIFKVRPPTQEEVALMREGQILIDFIWPAQNPDLMQQLEARKVTVLAIDALPRTLSRAQKMDALTSMAGVSGYRAVIEAANAFGRYFNGQITAAGKVPPAKVFIAGAGVAGLSAIGTAANLGAIVRANDTRAEVADQVTSLGGEFVKVDYEEDGAGGGGYAKVMSEGFQAAQRQMYAQQAREADIIITTALIPGKPAPKLITAEMVQSMKPGSVIVDMAAEQGGNCELTVPNEAVVRHGVTIIGYTDLASRLAKQSSTLYATNLLRLTEELCKAKDGVAVVNMEDDAIRGLTVVKDGEITWPAPPIAQAPKPAPKPAAAVVEQKKGGHGHGAAGPLPAKTLAIIFAIAAVAFWFIGAYAPAAFLGHFTVFVLACFIGYMVVWNVTPALHTPLMSVTNAISSIIAIGALVQIAPPGTAGTGRPDELIRWLAFAALVLTAVNMFGGFAVTRRMLAMFRK; from the coding sequence ATGTCTACCTCTTCCAACCAGCCGAGCGGCGCTGACGCCCAGCGTGGTGACGCCCAGCGCTCTGGCGCCCAACGCTCTGGCGCCCAACGCATCGGCATCCCGCGGGAAACATTTCCGCTGGAAAAGCGTGTGGCCACCGTACCCGATGTGGTTGAAAAACTCGTCAAGCTGGGTTTTTCGGTCGCCATCGAATCGGGCGCTGGCGATGCCGCCAACTTCAGCGACGAGGCCTACCGGGCCGCGGGGGCCGAAGTCCTGCCCACGGCCGCAGCGCTCTGGGCTGGCGCCGACATCATCTTCAAGGTGAGGCCGCCCACTCAGGAGGAGGTAGCCTTGATGCGCGAAGGCCAGATCCTGATCGACTTCATCTGGCCGGCCCAGAACCCCGACCTGATGCAGCAGCTGGAGGCCCGGAAAGTGACTGTGCTGGCGATCGATGCGCTGCCCCGCACGCTTAGCCGCGCGCAGAAGATGGATGCGCTGACTTCGATGGCTGGCGTCTCTGGCTACCGCGCCGTGATCGAGGCCGCCAACGCCTTTGGTCGCTATTTCAATGGCCAGATCACGGCGGCAGGCAAGGTACCACCCGCCAAGGTCTTCATTGCTGGCGCTGGCGTGGCCGGCCTGTCGGCCATCGGCACGGCCGCCAACCTGGGCGCCATCGTGCGCGCCAATGACACGCGTGCCGAGGTGGCCGATCAGGTCACTTCGCTGGGCGGCGAGTTCGTCAAGGTCGATTACGAAGAAGACGGTGCTGGCGGCGGTGGCTATGCCAAGGTGATGAGCGAGGGCTTCCAGGCCGCGCAGCGCCAGATGTATGCCCAGCAGGCCAGGGAGGCCGACATCATCATCACCACCGCGCTGATTCCCGGAAAACCGGCGCCCAAGCTGATCACGGCCGAGATGGTGCAGAGCATGAAGCCCGGCAGCGTGATCGTCGACATGGCGGCCGAGCAGGGCGGCAACTGCGAGCTGACCGTGCCCAATGAGGCCGTGGTGCGCCACGGCGTGACCATCATCGGCTACACCGACCTCGCATCGCGCCTGGCCAAGCAGTCGTCAACGCTGTATGCGACCAATCTGCTGCGCCTGACGGAAGAGCTGTGCAAGGCCAAGGATGGCGTGGCCGTGGTGAATATGGAGGACGATGCGATTCGAGGCCTGACGGTTGTCAAGGACGGCGAAATCACCTGGCCTGCTCCGCCCATTGCCCAGGCACCCAAGCCAGCCCCCAAGCCCGCTGCGGCGGTGGTGGAGCAGAAGAAAGGCGGCCATGGCCACGGCGCTGCCGGACCGCTGCCGGCCAAGACCTTGGCCATTATTTTTGCGATTGCTGCCGTGGCCTTCTGGTTCATCGGCGCCTATGCGCCAGCGGCCTTCCTGGGGCACTTCACGGTGTTCGTGCTGGCCTGTTTCATCGGCTACATGGTGGTGTGGAATGTGACGCCTGCACTGCACACGCCGCTGATGAGCGTGACGAACGCCATCTCCAGCATCATCGCCATTGGCGCGCTGGTGCAGATTGCGCCGCCGGGCACGGCAGGCACGGGCCGTCCGGATGAACTGATTCGCTGGCTGGCCTTTGCCGCGCTTGTGTTGACTGCAGTCAATATGTTTGGCGGCTTTGCCGTGACACGCCGCATGCTGGCCATGTTCCGCAAATAA
- a CDS encoding Lrp/AsnC family transcriptional regulator encodes MNSLDRKILAALENNGRLTVTELAEQVGLSLSPCHRRVRALEESGVIRGYRAELDPVALGLDFSSLVFVTLKDSKSVPAFEDAVARLDNVVQAQRLFGDPDYLLQVVVRDLPAYQRLYDEHLTRLPGVLRMTSTLVMKHVVTNRPLTSAME; translated from the coding sequence GTGAATTCGCTGGATCGAAAAATTCTTGCTGCGCTCGAAAACAATGGCCGCCTCACGGTGACCGAGCTGGCCGAGCAGGTGGGCCTGAGCCTGTCGCCCTGCCACCGGCGTGTGCGTGCGCTGGAGGAATCGGGCGTGATTCGCGGCTACCGCGCCGAGCTGGACCCTGTGGCACTGGGGCTGGATTTTTCGTCGCTGGTCTTTGTCACGCTCAAGGACAGCAAGTCCGTGCCCGCGTTCGAGGACGCGGTGGCCCGGCTCGACAATGTGGTGCAGGCCCAGCGCCTGTTTGGCGACCCGGACTACCTGCTGCAGGTCGTGGTGCGGGATCTGCCGGCCTATCAGCGGCTCTATGATGAGCACCTGACCCGGCTGCCCGGCGTGCTGCGCATGACTTCCACGCTGGTCATGAAGCATGTGGTGACCAACAGACCGCTGACCTCCGCGATGGAGTAG
- a CDS encoding LysR family transcriptional regulator has product MDLRALRYFIEVVRQNGFTRAADALHVTQPTISKMVKALEDEFGGRLLLREGRGVQLTDAGQVVYDRGLEILEQAQLLRRQVAEVDHITRGELSLGIMPTTGHYMAPVIALFQQRYPGVNLQVNEQGARAQYQLIQEGKLDMALGLFAAPDPALERYTVARQKTRVVLPAQQVADPGQPMRWSDLRDLPFVLYTSDFALHEHVLQQCEAAGFTPQVKLQTRYWDFIGHLVAAQVGVAVMFEHVIARYDPQRVASRPLVEPEIPWDVALMWRPGYLSRAAQAWLNCVREVYPQPLLGAAFPDFQN; this is encoded by the coding sequence ATGGACCTGCGTGCCCTGCGTTACTTCATCGAGGTTGTGCGCCAGAACGGCTTTACCCGCGCGGCTGACGCCTTGCACGTGACCCAGCCCACCATCAGCAAGATGGTCAAGGCGCTGGAGGACGAATTCGGTGGCCGTCTGCTGCTGCGCGAAGGCCGGGGCGTGCAGCTGACCGACGCAGGTCAGGTGGTCTATGACCGCGGACTGGAGATTCTGGAGCAGGCCCAGCTGCTGCGCCGTCAGGTGGCCGAGGTGGACCACATCACGCGCGGCGAGCTGTCCCTGGGCATCATGCCCACCACGGGGCACTACATGGCGCCGGTGATCGCACTGTTCCAGCAGCGCTATCCAGGCGTGAATCTGCAGGTCAACGAGCAGGGCGCGCGCGCCCAGTACCAGCTGATCCAGGAAGGCAAGCTGGACATGGCGCTGGGCCTGTTCGCGGCCCCCGATCCGGCGCTGGAGCGCTACACGGTGGCGCGCCAGAAGACGCGCGTGGTGCTGCCTGCCCAGCAGGTGGCTGACCCCGGCCAGCCCATGCGCTGGAGCGATCTGCGCGACCTGCCGTTTGTGCTCTATACCTCGGACTTTGCACTGCACGAGCATGTGCTGCAGCAATGCGAGGCGGCGGGCTTCACGCCCCAGGTCAAGCTGCAGACGCGCTACTGGGACTTCATCGGCCATCTGGTCGCGGCCCAGGTGGGTGTGGCCGTGATGTTCGAGCATGTCATCGCGCGCTACGACCCGCAGCGCGTGGCCAGCCGACCCCTGGTGGAGCCAGAGATCCCCTGGGATGTGGCGCTGATGTGGCGGCCCGGCTATCTGTCGCGCGCGGCCCAGGCCTGGCTGAACTGCGTGCGTGAGGTGTATCCACAGCCGCTGCTGGGGGCGGCTTTTCCGGATTTTCAAAACTGA
- a CDS encoding pseudouridine synthase, producing the protein MSVPAFVAKLAAMPRPFSSHRSSNLRRSTAVRQPAPRPEVTRLLCFHKPYGVLSQFTPEGKWQGLKDWIDAPGVYVAGRLDADSEGLLLLTNDGQLQARIADPRHKMEKTYWVQVEGVPDEAALQRLRDGVELSDGKTLPARARLIEPQPSMWPRNPPIRVRQNIPDCWIELIIREGKNRQVRRMTAAVGHPTLRLVRMAVGPYSIEGLEPGQWLDVLPVV; encoded by the coding sequence ATGTCAGTCCCGGCCTTTGTTGCTAAGCTCGCAGCCATGCCTCGCCCGTTCTCTTCCCATCGCTCCAGCAACTTGCGCCGCAGCACTGCGGTGCGCCAGCCCGCGCCCCGGCCCGAGGTCACGCGCCTGCTGTGCTTTCACAAGCCCTATGGGGTGCTGAGCCAGTTCACGCCCGAGGGCAAATGGCAGGGCCTCAAGGACTGGATCGATGCGCCCGGTGTCTATGTGGCGGGCCGGCTCGATGCCGACAGCGAAGGCCTGCTGCTGCTGACCAATGACGGCCAGTTGCAGGCTCGCATTGCCGATCCGCGCCACAAGATGGAGAAGACCTACTGGGTGCAGGTCGAAGGCGTGCCCGACGAAGCCGCGCTGCAGCGCCTGCGCGACGGCGTCGAATTGAGCGACGGCAAGACCCTGCCCGCGAGGGCCCGCCTGATAGAACCCCAGCCCAGCATGTGGCCGCGCAACCCGCCGATTCGCGTGCGCCAGAACATTCCCGATTGCTGGATCGAGCTCATCATCCGCGAGGGCAAGAACCGCCAGGTGCGCCGCATGACCGCTGCCGTCGGCCATCCCACGCTGCGCCTGGTGCGCATGGCCGTGGGGCCTTACTCGATCGAAGGGCTGGAGCCCGGCCAGTGGCTGGATGTGCTGCCGGTCGTTTAG
- a CDS encoding LysE family translocator, giving the protein MSYAALTAFWAVSFLLVLTPGADWAYVISAGLRGRRLVLPATLGLACGALLATLAVAAGVGALVARNPALLTALTATGALYLAWLGVGLWRSPAAISRAADAEAGTRWHWTVKGASVSGLNPKQLLLLLALLPQFVRPAEGWPVFAQIMVLGAVHAASCAVVYFGVGWGSQSVLRSRPAAALAVSRLSGTLMLVIAAVLLGEIAVPHL; this is encoded by the coding sequence GTGTCCTACGCCGCCTTGACCGCCTTCTGGGCCGTTTCCTTTCTTCTGGTGCTCACGCCCGGGGCCGACTGGGCCTATGTGATCTCGGCCGGTCTGCGCGGCCGGCGGCTGGTGCTGCCTGCCACGCTGGGCCTGGCCTGCGGCGCGCTGCTGGCCACGCTGGCGGTGGCTGCCGGCGTAGGCGCCCTGGTCGCACGCAACCCGGCCCTGCTGACCGCCTTGACGGCCACCGGCGCGCTTTATCTGGCCTGGCTGGGCGTGGGCCTGTGGCGCAGCCCGGCCGCCATCAGCCGTGCCGCAGATGCAGAGGCCGGAACGCGCTGGCACTGGACGGTCAAGGGAGCCAGCGTCAGCGGCCTCAATCCCAAACAGCTGTTGCTGCTGCTGGCCCTGCTACCGCAGTTTGTGCGGCCCGCCGAGGGCTGGCCGGTGTTTGCGCAGATCATGGTGCTGGGCGCCGTCCATGCGGCCAGCTGTGCCGTGGTCTACTTCGGCGTGGGCTGGGGCTCGCAAAGCGTGCTGCGCTCGCGCCCCGCAGCCGCGCTGGCCGTCTCGCGCCTGTCGGGCACGCTGATGCTGGTGATTGCCGCCGTGCTGCTGGGCGAGATCGCCGTCCCGCATCTCTGA
- a CDS encoding exodeoxyribonuclease III: MFKLTSLNLNGIRSATTKGAEAWIEATAPDCICVQEIKAQASDMAGRFEVLAGMKGYFHFAEKKGYSGVGVYTRHEPSDVVVGFDIDEFDAEGRYVETRFDTPTRKLSVISAYFPSGSSGELRQEAKFRFLAKMHSHLMHLKAERDFVLCGDINIAHQQADLKNWRGNQKNSGFLPEERDWMTKLLHKTEISGGLVDVYRLLQPDTTDACYTWWSNRGQAYANNVGWRLDYHLATPAVAALARTESIYKGEKFSDHAPITIGYDLTL; this comes from the coding sequence TTGTTCAAATTAACCAGCCTCAACCTCAACGGTATCCGCTCTGCCACGACCAAAGGCGCCGAAGCCTGGATCGAAGCCACTGCGCCGGATTGTATTTGTGTCCAGGAAATCAAGGCCCAGGCTTCGGATATGGCCGGGCGCTTCGAAGTGTTGGCCGGCATGAAGGGCTACTTCCACTTTGCCGAGAAGAAGGGCTACTCGGGCGTGGGCGTCTATACCCGCCACGAGCCCAGCGATGTGGTCGTGGGCTTCGACATCGACGAGTTCGACGCCGAAGGCCGCTATGTCGAAACCCGCTTCGACACCCCCACGCGCAAGCTCTCCGTCATCAGCGCCTACTTTCCCAGCGGCAGCTCGGGCGAGCTGCGCCAGGAAGCCAAGTTCCGCTTTCTGGCCAAGATGCACAGTCACTTGATGCACCTCAAGGCCGAGCGTGACTTCGTGCTCTGTGGCGACATCAACATCGCCCACCAGCAGGCCGACCTGAAGAACTGGCGCGGCAACCAGAAGAACAGCGGCTTCCTGCCCGAAGAGCGCGACTGGATGACGAAGCTGTTGCACAAGACCGAGATCAGCGGCGGTCTGGTGGACGTCTACCGCCTGCTCCAGCCCGACACCACGGATGCCTGCTACACATGGTGGAGCAACCGGGGCCAGGCCTATGCCAACAACGTGGGATGGCGACTGGACTACCACCTGGCCACGCCGGCGGTCGCGGCCCTGGCACGCACCGAGTCCATCTACAAGGGCGAGAAGTTCTCGGACCACGCGCCCATCACCATTGGCTATGACCTGACGCTCTGA
- the pyrE gene encoding orotate phosphoribosyltransferase, producing MVVSEKPMGGADRLAQDFVQFAVDAGVLRFGEFKTKAGRMSPYFFNAGLFDDGAKMARLSEFYAKAILASGMEFDMVFGPAYKGIPLAATVAVELARQGKNVPFAYNRKEAKDHGEGGTLVGAPLKGRVLIIDDVMSAGTAARESIAIIKAAGAEPHAVAIALDRQEMATENGQDVSHSAVQYVRNQLGMQVCAIAKLADLLLYLEQQGGEAGPEHHERVLAYRQRYGVEDKE from the coding sequence ATGGTGGTGAGTGAGAAGCCAATGGGCGGTGCAGACCGTCTGGCGCAGGATTTCGTGCAGTTTGCCGTCGATGCGGGCGTGCTGCGTTTTGGCGAATTCAAGACCAAGGCCGGGCGCATGAGCCCGTACTTCTTCAATGCCGGCCTGTTCGACGATGGGGCCAAGATGGCCCGTCTTTCTGAATTCTATGCAAAAGCCATTCTGGCCAGCGGCATGGAGTTTGACATGGTCTTCGGCCCTGCCTACAAGGGCATTCCTCTGGCTGCGACGGTGGCGGTGGAGCTGGCGCGCCAGGGCAAGAACGTGCCCTTTGCCTATAACCGCAAGGAAGCCAAGGATCATGGCGAAGGCGGCACCCTGGTGGGCGCTCCCCTCAAGGGCCGCGTGCTCATCATCGACGACGTGATGTCGGCCGGCACGGCTGCGCGTGAGTCGATTGCTATCATCAAGGCTGCCGGTGCCGAGCCGCACGCCGTGGCCATCGCTCTGGATCGTCAGGAAATGGCAACAGAGAATGGTCAGGACGTGTCGCACAGCGCTGTGCAATATGTGCGCAACCAGCTGGGCATGCAGGTGTGTGCGATTGCCAAGCTGGCCGATTTGTTGCTTTATCTCGAGCAGCAAGGCGGCGAGGCCGGCCCCGAGCATCATGAACGCGTGCTGGCCTACCGTCAGCGTTATGGCGTCGAAGACAAGGAATAA
- a CDS encoding CidA/LrgA family protein — translation MSQIPEAATPRAQGGSHSFAQTLLQLLKAVLQVCLLSAIWIAMDVLRQHFGWSMPAGLIGFGLLAVGLFSGLVKARWLQGGTNWLLAEMLLFFVPAMLVVTEYPDLIRHQGLRILAVIVASTACVMGVTALAVDRVYRFELWLARRKSSRDAPALDEE, via the coding sequence ATGTCACAGATTCCGGAAGCTGCCACCCCTCGCGCCCAGGGCGGCAGCCATTCTTTTGCCCAGACTCTCTTGCAACTACTCAAGGCCGTGCTGCAAGTGTGCCTGCTCAGCGCTATCTGGATTGCCATGGATGTGCTGCGCCAGCATTTCGGCTGGAGCATGCCGGCCGGCCTGATCGGTTTCGGCCTGCTGGCCGTGGGGCTGTTCTCGGGCCTGGTCAAGGCGCGCTGGCTGCAAGGCGGCACCAACTGGCTGCTGGCCGAGATGCTGCTGTTCTTTGTGCCCGCCATGCTGGTGGTCACCGAATACCCCGATCTGATCCGTCATCAGGGCCTGCGCATCCTGGCCGTCATCGTGGCCAGCACGGCCTGTGTGATGGGAGTGACCGCGCTGGCGGTCGATCGCGTCTACCGCTTCGAGCTGTGGCTGGCAAGGCGCAAGTCCAGCCGCGATGCCCCGGCCCTGGATGAGGAGTAA